The following proteins come from a genomic window of Gimesia chilikensis:
- a CDS encoding NPCBM/NEW2 domain-containing protein, translating to MHSLFCATMTMLLAASPGVEVTSLTGTSVSGQLQSLNQGTIQLKQGQDDRQYPLSGVLNVRFPQNRFQRTLESPLMVRLTDGSRFPIQDLKSNDRETVLQGEQTGSLSVPTKAVTSVRFGALNSDLQKSWDKLLNGKHSKDLLVVQKENVLDYIDGVVGNITADRIQFFAGEDEVPVNRQRVFGIIYARPASTETTPFCSIKLTDEGTLQASAISYNGKDFEATLQTGARTRLSPSVIANLDFSQGKVRYLSDLEPRNIEYTPFFDTVWKYRRDKHRDGGPLRVGGKEYSRGLYIHSKTLLQYRLKDDYRRFRAVMGIDDSVPGIGFVYVEIKGNGRTLFAGNMKSSDSPVDLDLDVSGVRDLEILVDFGDNLEICDHLDLCNARLIK from the coding sequence ATGCATTCCCTGTTTTGTGCCACCATGACCATGCTGCTGGCAGCCTCCCCCGGAGTCGAAGTGACCTCTCTGACGGGAACGAGTGTTTCTGGTCAGTTGCAGTCATTGAACCAGGGTACAATCCAGTTGAAGCAGGGACAGGATGATCGACAGTATCCTCTCTCAGGTGTGTTGAATGTCCGGTTCCCGCAGAATCGCTTTCAACGCACACTCGAATCTCCTCTAATGGTGCGGCTGACAGATGGTTCCCGCTTTCCGATTCAGGATTTGAAGAGCAATGATCGGGAGACTGTTCTGCAGGGGGAGCAGACGGGAAGCCTGAGTGTTCCTACCAAAGCGGTCACATCCGTTCGCTTCGGAGCCCTGAATTCCGATCTTCAGAAATCATGGGACAAACTGCTTAACGGAAAACATAGTAAGGATCTGCTGGTCGTCCAGAAAGAAAATGTGCTCGACTACATTGATGGTGTTGTCGGCAATATCACCGCTGACCGGATTCAGTTCTTTGCCGGTGAAGATGAAGTCCCCGTCAATCGCCAGCGGGTCTTCGGCATTATTTACGCTCGTCCAGCGTCGACAGAGACGACCCCCTTCTGTTCAATCAAGCTGACAGATGAAGGCACCCTGCAGGCTTCAGCGATTTCTTATAACGGAAAAGATTTCGAAGCCACTCTGCAGACAGGCGCCCGCACCAGGCTTTCTCCTTCGGTAATCGCGAATCTCGATTTCAGCCAGGGAAAGGTACGTTACCTGTCCGATCTGGAACCACGTAATATTGAGTACACGCCCTTCTTCGACACCGTCTGGAAGTATCGCCGTGACAAACATCGCGATGGGGGACCGCTGCGCGTGGGTGGCAAAGAATACTCACGGGGGCTCTATATTCATTCCAAAACACTGCTGCAGTATCGACTCAAAGACGATTACCGCCGTTTCCGGGCTGTCATGGGAATTGATGACTCGGTCCCCGGTATCGGTTTTGTATATGTGGAAATTAAAGGCAATGGCCGTACGCTCTTCGCCGGCAACATGAAAAGTTCTGACTCACCTGTCGATTTAGATCTGGATGTCAGTGGCGTCCGTGACCTGGAGATCCTG